The Faecalibacter bovis genome includes the window CTGAAAGAAATTTCAGGCTTTTTTTTAGTAATATGTATAATGAAATATTTGAGCTGATTTTAGTAAAAATGTATCTGAAATTAAGTTTTCAATTGATTTAATTTCTTGCTCAATAATTTCTTGATTTTTATTGTAATTCGGAAATGTATTCAAATTTAATTGCTGATTTTTAGTTTTTACTTTTTGCTGAATACTTTTAATGAATAGTTTCTTTTGTTTATTCACATCAACTTTTTCAAACTTCGATGGATCTATTGACTGAGCTTCAAATAGCGCATGTTCTGCATAAGCGACTAATAAACTTTGCATTTGATCGTAATACGCAACTTTTGTGTCTATTAGTTGATTAATTCTATTAATTGATTGTAATAATAAAATTACTTTTGGTCTATAAGCTGTGATTTGTTCAGATTGATTTAATTTTTGTAAATGTTGCGCATAAATTAAATAAAATTGAGCTTTTCCATTTTCACCAATAAAATCTTGTAAAAATCCCTGAGTTCTTTTACCAATTTCGTATGCTGTATCAGGATTTTGAGGTTTAATAGTTGTAAAAACCTCTGGATATTTTTCTTCCATTGTACTAATATCATATCCAATTTCATCTTGATTTACAACTTGTGCATTTAAAGATATTGAAGTTTGAATAGATATAAATAGTGATAGTATTAATATTTTGTAATTCATTGTCATATATTAATATAAGTATGTTTTGTTAATTTAATTATTTAATTTCTTTCCAATTATTTTTTGCTTTTGGTCCACCCCAAATTTTAGTTGCCAAATATGGATTGTCAATAAATGGATTGCGATTTCCTTGACCAAAAGTATTGGCTAAGTTACCCAAATAATTATTACGTTGTATTTCTAATTTAGAAACAGGATCGTCAGCATTCCATTTTAAGAATAAATCTGGCATGTCTTTGTGATAAGTATTTTTACTTTTTGCCACACGATTTGGATGTGTCTGATCTCCATAACGTACATACATATACATTATGATTCTCGCGATATCACCTTTCCATTCATTGCCAGGATACCAAGCATTGTTATCTCTTTTAGAATTTTTTCCAGTTCCGTCTATAAACGGTAAATTACTTCGTTTTGTATTTCTTGTAACATCGGCTGGTCTCATCATATGCGCATCTGCACCTGGACCAGATTGACCTAAATTTGGTTTCCCTAATGATTTTGGATAAACATGTTCACGGCTCCATTGACCTTTATTCCCACCTGTGTTTGTTTTAGAACGCGTTCTGTTTTCATCTTTATTTTTAGATTGATCATTAAAACCATAAATCAACGCGACATTTTTAGGATTTTTAGTATCAGCATCTGTTATAGCTAAAGCTTTCCAAAGCTCTTTGTATGTTAAATTATTTTTATGTGTAGTTTTAATTAGACTAGCTAATTCCTTTTTTAAATCATTTCCTTTTTTATTAAAATTGATTGATTTATAATATTTCGGCATTTGTGCATTTAAAATTGTAAGGGCAGAAAAACCGAAAATAAATAGTACCTTCTTCATTAATATCTCTTATTTTTGAAAAGCAAATATAAAAGTATTAATCCTTAAGAATTGCTATGAATATCAGTGTTTACGCTAGATTTAGAGATATCTTACTGAAACATAATACAAAAGAATTTAAATATCTTTTGGCAATTAGTGGTGGAATAGACAGTATGGTATTATTGGATTTATTTCGTCAAACATCAACTCAATTTCATGTTGCACATTGTAATTTCCAATTAAGAGGTGACGATTCTATTGGAGATGAGGAATTTGTACGAAATTATTGCGCAAAAAATCTGATTCCATTTCATTCAGTACGTTTTAATGTAGATGATTATAAAAAAACAGGAAATTATTCTACCGAAATGGCTTGCCGAAATTTGCGTTATGATTGGTTTGAAGAAGTGATGAAATTAAATCATTTGGATTATTTAGTTACGGCTCATCATTTAAATGATAATATCGAAACTTTCTTGATTAATCTTTCTCGTGGTACTGGAATTAAAGGCTTAACAGGAATGGCGATCAATAAAGACAATATTTTTAGACCATTAATTGAGTTTTCAAAACAATCCATTATAGATTATGCTGAATCTAATCAATTAAAGTGGCGAGAAGATTACACGAATCAAACAGATGATTATGTTCGGAATAAAATTCGACATCACATTACGCCAATTCTGAATGAAGTTCATCCTAATTTTGAAGATAATTTTCAAAAAACTTTATCAATTTTAAATGATACATCTTCTTTTATTGATAATCAAATTGAAAAGATTAGAAGTGAATTAATTTCAAATGAAAGCTCATGTAAAATCTCAATTAATAAATTGGAAAATCTACAGAATAGTGATTTTATTCTATTCTATCTATTTGATAAATATGGATTTAATAAGGTTGAGTTAATTAATAAATTGAAGGTTGCTGATAATAGTAGTGAGCTTAAATCTGAAACATATCGTTTGATAAAAGATCGTGAAGATTTAATTTTACAAAAAATTGTAAAGTCGGATATTAATGAAATTATCATAGAACAAGAACAAGTTGAAATCAATTCATTAAATTTGAAATTCGTTCAGTCAAATACTAAACTAAGTAAGGCTAAGGAAATTTTAGATTTTGATAAATTGAAATATCCTTTAAAGCTTAGAAAAGCTCAGCCTGCCGATTTCTTTTATCCACTAGGTATGAACGGTAAGAAGAAGTTGGTTAGTAAGTTTTATAAGGATATTAAACTTTCCAAAGTTGAAAAAGAAGATACTTGGTTGTTAGTGAATGCAGATGAAAAAATAATTTGGATCGTTAATTATAGATTAGACGAACGATTTAAAATAGAAGAGAATAGTAAGAACTTTTTAAATATTATAGAATGTTAAAAAAACTTTGGATACTTTTTTTGTTTCCAATTTTAGTACAAGCTCAATTATTTACACCAGCAAAATGGTCTACAAATGTTAAAGACTTAGGAAAAAATGAATTTGAGGTAGAAGTAATAGGTAAAATTGATGCAGGTTGGCATTTATATTCATCAAAACACCCAGATGGTGGAATTGGTATTCCTGCGAGTGCTACATTTAAAACGAGCAATGGAGGTCAACTAATTGAAGGTTTTAAAGAAGTTGGAAAACGTATTGATAAATATAGTACTGTTTTTGAGCAAGATGAAAAATATTACGAAAAGAACGTAAAATTTGTTCAAAAAGTTAAAGTAACTGGTGATAAACCGGTTAATGTAGATTATACCATCGAGTTTCAGATGTGTGATGCAGAACGTTGTTTACCACCTGATGAAACTTCAGGATCAGTGAAAGTAACTCCATCGGCAAAAGCAGAAGAAGTAATTGCTGCGGAAGAAAAGGCAGCGGATGAAGCAGAGGAAGAAAACAAAGTTATTGATTCGGTTTCTACTACTATAATTGATAGTATCACTACTGAATCAGTTACGGAAGATTCTATAAACAGCTCAACAAATAAGGATGCTTCAACAATTGATGAGGAACTATTAGGAGAAAATGAAAAGAAAAATTCAGGACTAATAAAAATTTTCTCTTTAGGATTTTTAGGTGGTTTAGCCGCATTATTGATGCCATGTATTTTCCCAATGATTCCTTTAACTGTAAGTATGTTTACGAAGCAAAGTAAATCTAAAGGAGAAGGAGTTGGTAAAGCATTTATTTATGGTTTATCTATTATTGTTATATATGTTGCATTAGGTTTATTAGCTACTGTAATTTTTGGTCCATCCGTTTTAAATGAAATGTCTACAAATCCTTGGGTAAATATTGCATTTTTTGTAACATTCATCATATTTGCGATTTCATTTTTTGGAGCATTCGAATTAACATTACCAAGTAAATGGATTAACGCTGCTGATAAGGGAGCTGACAAAGGAGGATTAATTGGAATCTTCTTTATGGCTTTTACATTAGCATTGGTATCATTTTCTTGTACAGGTCCAATTATTGGTTCATTATTAGTACAAGCAACCCAAGATGGGAATCACTTATCTTTAGTAATCGGTATGTTAGGTTTTTCATCAGCTTTAGCAATACCATTTACATTATTTGCAATGTTCCCAGGTTGGTTAAATTCGATGCCAAAATCTGGAGGATGGTTAAATACAATTAAAGTTTCATTAGGATTTATCGAGTTAGCATTTGCTTTCAAATTCTTATCGAATGCAGATTTAGTTTGGCAAATGAATTGGTTACCTCGTGAAATTTTCTTAGCAATTTGGATCGCAGTTTTCTTAATGTTAGGTTTATATTTATTAGGTAAATTTAGATTAGAGTTAGACGCACCAACTCAAACAATAGGAGTTCCGAGATTATTTTTTGCATTAATAACGTTTACTTTCGTAGTGTATTTAATTCCAGGTTTATGGGGCGCGCCATTAAAATTATTAAGTGGTTTAACTCCGCCAATGACGTATGCTGAATCTCCAAGAGGATTTCACGAAGGCGTAAATAATAGAGGTGGAGCTTCTGCAAAATTTGAAGATCCAAATATGGTTGCTGGACCTCATGGAATTCCAACTTTTAAAGACTTTGACCAAGCAGTAGCTTATGCTGAAAAAACGAATAAACCTTTGTTGTTAGATTTTACAGGTTTTGCTTGTGCCAACTGTCGTAAGGTTGAAGAAAAAGTTTGGGTAGATCCTAGAATTAAATCAATTTTATCGAACGATGTTGTTTTAGTTTCTTTATATGTAGATGATCAAAAACCATTACCATTAGAGGAACAAGTAATTTCAACGGCTTTAAATGGTCGAAAATTAAAAACAGTTGGAAATAAATGGACAGCATTTGAAATTGAACATTTTAATGCAAATGCGCAACCTTATTACATTATTGTAGATAAAGATTTAAATAGATATACAGCTCCATTAGAAGCAGAATTAGATATTGAAAAATACTACGTTTGGTTGAAAAATGGTATTGAAAAATATCAATCGAAATAAGATTATATGAATAAAAAAAGGGTTCCAAATTTGGAACCCTTTTCTTATATGATTTGCTTTAATGAGAGGTTATTGTCCTCATTCTGTTGTAATACGAAATCGTAAACTCTTCTAAAAATTTTACCATCGTTTAAGTCAAAGCTAGTAACTAAATTGAAGTCGAATCCTAATAATTCTAATTCTGTTCTCGTAACTGTATCTTTGTTAGTTTCTAATAAATTTCTTAAAATCTTGTGATTCTTTTTTAATTTATTATTTGTGATTCTAATGACTTCAACGTTTTCCTTATTTAGTTGATTGTTAAACGTATTTCTACAAAAGTCATTACAGAATTTCTTATCTCTACGGCCAAACAGTCGTTGGTCGCATTGCAAGCAATTTCTCATAAATTTAATTAAGTTAGGTTATACTTTACAAAAGTATTAAATATTTAATTTAAATTAAAAAATAATTATAATACTTAAATAAATTACCTACAATTAGGTATTTAAACGATAACTTAAATATTTATTAAATTACTATCTTTTTATTGATTTCGAATGAATTACCCATAACTTTTATGATGTAAACTCCTTTTTTTAAATTTGTTATATCAATTGATTTTTTGTTTGAAACATTCTCAATTTTCTGAATTAATTGGCCGTTTAAATTATAAATATAGATTTCTTTTATTTTTCCGTCATCTTGTTTTGATGTTACGGTATAGGTGTTATTGTTCTTCTTGAATACATCAATATCATATCTTTCTTGGTATTCAAAATCTGTAGAACCTAAATTATAACCCCAAATTTGTTGTGCATATTCTGGATTATCAATAAATGGATTTCTATTATCTTGGAAAGTAAATATCGCATTATTTACAGCAATTTCTCTTGGTGAAACTGGGTCATTAATATGCCATGTCATTAAAATTTTAAGAAAAGTATCTTTAAATACTTTGTCTTTTGTTCCATCAAACATTGCATAATTCCAACTTTGTATGTTATTTTCTTGATAACGTGTAGCAAAATAGAAATACGCACGAGCAATATCACCTTTAAATTCATCTAAGGGCTCGAAAACTATTCCGGAATATCCAGCTGAGTATCCAGAATTTAAATTATTACCTCGTTTAGAACCATTTCTGGATCTAAAATCCACGTTATTACCTACAACTCCAAAAGGGTAACTACCTCTTTCTCCATTAACTTTACCATCTGTCGGCCATATATGAAATGGATCCGAAACCATTGGAGATCTTTCACCAAAAACCGATTGAGGAATTAAATGTTCGCGATTATAGCAATTTCCTTCTGTTGAATAATTTCCACATTGATTTGTTCCAGGTATATATGTATATGGATCTGGACCATTTGGGTTTTCACTATAAATATCCATTATTTTATCTGCGTCACTTGCGTCATACCAATTATCATTAAAGGCATTTGGGTAACCTGTATATAAGCCCCAAAGTTGTCCATAAGATTTAGTATTGTGATCTTTAATAATATTGTATAATTGGGTTTTTAACGTGAAACCAGTTCCGGTAGCAGAATTATAATAACCACTTGGTGCCTGAGCCAAACCAAAATGAGATAAGGCAATAATGATTATACTAAATAGATTTTTTTTCATAAATACTTTGTGTAAAAAATTGGGTAATAAATTTAATTAATTTTATTTAAACCTTTGTATTTCAGATGGTAAAATTTATCTTATAATTTAACAGATTATATTATCTTGTGTTGCTAAAACTATATATAATAATGTCTCTTTATAAAAAACTTTTTCCTGATCCACTTATATTATTCTTGGGTATATCATTAGTATTGGCGTATATCTTTCCCCAATTAAGTTTTATAAATTATAAAGGTTTTGATATAAATATGGTTATAGATATTGGGGTTTTAATTGTATTCTTTTTTTACGGATTAAAATTAAAATGGAACGAAGTTTTTAAAGATTTACTAAACTGGAAATTACACGTTCGTATACAATTAATAACTTTTCTATTGTTTCCATTGTTAGGATTTATTTTTTATCCGATGGTTATGATAGATGAACAGTTTTATGTATTGTTCTTAGCTTTATTTTATTTATGTTGTCTACCAAGCACGGTTTCTTCATCAGTTGTGATGGTTTCTTTAGCTAAAGGAAATGTAACCTCAGCGATTTTTAATGCAAGTTTATCAGGATTATTAGGTATAATTTTCACACCATTATGGATTAGCTTGGTTTTTAAACAAGATGGTGATTTCGATTCCAGCTCAATATTTTTTAGTTTGATTTTGAATGTTGTTTTACCGGTTGTTTTGGGTGCGATACTTCAACCGTACTTAGGTAAGTTGTATGATAAATATAAAACCACCTTAGTTAATGTAGATAAACTAACTATCGTTTTAATCGTGTATACTAGTTTTAGTCATACTTTTCAAGAAAATATTTTCGGAAGTGTAGGTATTCTGAATTTATTAATAACAATTTTCGGAGTTGTAATTTTATTTTTCATCGTATTTTATTTAATACAATTTTTAAACAATCGTTTCTGGAAATATAATAAGCAAGATTTTATAGCCATTCAATTTTGTGGTACAAAAAAATCGTTAGTACACGGCTCGGTTATGGGAAGTGTAATTTTCGGTTCAGAAATTGGAATCTTCTTATTGCCAATCATGGTTTATCATACTTTTCAATTATTATTTATAAGTTATAAAGCGACACAATATGCAAATGAAATGGAGTAGTTGGGTTGTTATATTTTTTATTCAATTTATTGGTTGGAAATTATTGTTTAGAAATCAAAATTTTGTTGCGTTTTGGTATGAAAATATAACCCAGAATTATAATCAAATAATCTACAACTTAACAAGTAAAATTAACTTTCCAATTGGTGAAATAGTCTATACTCTTTTAATAATCGGCCTGGTATATTTGCTATTTGTAATTCTTAGAAAAAAATCTAAAACCGAAAAAATTTCGCTTCTTTTCAAAGTCTTTTCCATTGTATTATTTATCTATAATTCGCTTTGGGGAGTAGTCAATTATAAAGAAAATTTTAATATAAATAATGATAAACTTAAAGTTGAAGTAAATGATTTGAAATTATTGTATTACAATAATTTAGAAGAATTAAACATCCTTAGAGAAGAATTGAAAATTAACGAAAAAGGTACGATAGATTTTACTTATAATAATGATGTTTATTTGAAGGATGTTTCACAAAATCTAAAAAAATTAGAAAAAGAATCGTGGATAAATGAAATAATTTTACCGGAAAAATTAGTAGTTAAAGAGTCAATTTTTTCAACTTTATTAAGTTATTCAGGTGTATTAGGATATTATAATCCATTTACGATAGAGAGTAACATTAATAGTAATAATTCTGATTTAAAAACTCCTTTTACAATAAGCCATGAATTAGCACATCAGTTAGGTTTCGCAACTGAAAATGAAGCAAATTTTATAGCTTATTATTTGGGTGTAAATTCATCTAATCCTGAGATAAAATATGCAGCACATTTTAAAACTACATTTTCATTATTAAATGCAATTTATAGACATGATTCTATCTTCGTAAAAAACGAATTGGATAACCTTCCGAAAGGAATCAAATTAGATCGTGAAGCGGAAAAAGAATATTATAAAAAGTATGATGGAAAATTGAATGATTGGTTTTCCAATATCAATGATCAATTTTTAAAAGCGAATAACCAAGAGGGAATAGTTTCTTATTCTAAATATATCGAATTGGTAGTTTACTATAATTCTATGCAAAACAAAAAGGCTAATCAGTAACGATTAGCTTTTTTTTTTATATTATATCAATAATTTTTTATAATGTATACTTTTCTGCAAATCGAATCGCAGATTTTACTTTATAATCACCATTTTCATCAGCTTCTGTTAAAACTAAAATTGGATAGTATTCACCAGATGGAATTGGTTTTGTGATATTTGTTTTAATAACAGGATTTCTTAATTCTGATCCTTTAGAAATTGGTTTAATATCTACATTTAATAATTCATAACCTTCAACCGTTGCATACTCAGCTGCAGGAGTTTCAGAGAAATAAACTAATAATTTTAAATTATTTGTATCCTTTTGTGTTCTATTTTGGATGCTGTTATTAGTACCATCAATATTCACAGTTAATGTTGCAAAATCAACGTCTAATTTCCATTCACCAGCTAAAACTTTTTGATTTGGAACGTAAGCTAAACTAATAGAACTTTTTACAGTTGAGTAAATGTTAGATAAAGTATTGTCAGCTTTTTCACCATTTAATAAATAGTTTGTACTAGTTTCATCAACTAATCTAAATTGCTCATCAACGAATCTAAATGTATTGTTTAAAACATTATAGTTTTTAATCTCTTTCGTTTTTAAATCTCTTAAAACTAAAACTGTATTATAAGAACCTGGTGTTAAATGTTCCATTTCTTTTTGGCTGAATTGAATACGAACATTATTAAAACTAGTTCTATTTCCTTCAATTTTACCTAGTACAGTTTCTTTATTTAATTTGTTTGGTAATTCTTTAATAGAATATTTACTTTGAGTTGGTACAAAATACACTTCAATTCCTAAGTCATTTGATAATGTATTTGTATTATTCATGATCTGAGAACCATTTATAATATATGAATTATTCATATCGTCACTCTTGATAGCCCAAGAACCACGAAATTCATATTGTTGACTACTATAACTAGCAGGTAAATCATTTATCACAACCGTGTGTTGTGAAAATGCATAATTTCCAGATATAATTGCTGCTGTTATTAAGATTTTTTTAAAGCTATTCATAGGTACTCTTTTAAGTATTGTTTTACAAAATTAAGATAAATTTTAGATTCTTTCTTACATTTAGTTGTGAAAATAATAAAAAATCATTAATTAAACTTTATTTGGTGGTCAAGATTTGAAAGTTTCTATAATTTTGCAGCTATAATTATAGTAAATGAAAATTATACCAAAAGATGTAGATCAATTTGATAGCTTAATTCATGGTGATGAAACTACATTTGATCAATTAACTACATTCGATCGAAATGGATTGGCTCCAGTTTCCAAAGACAATATTTTCGGATTGATAAATTCTTCCGGAGATGTAATTATTCCATTCGAATACGATTCAATTGTTATGTCGACAGTTAATGCTTATAGCGTTTCTAAGAATGGTAAATGGGGCTTCATTACGAAATCGAATCAAATTTTAATACCGATTGAATATGATTTGACATCAGATTTTATCGAGAATGTTTGTGCAGTTAAAAAAGACGGTAAATGGGGTTTTATTGATTTATTAAATTCTATTATTATTCCGTTTGATTATGAGGGTTGTACAGATTTTAGATGTGGAATAGCAGGTGTTGTAAAAAATGATAAATGGGGTGTGATTAATAAGAAAAATGAATTAATTCTTGATTATCAATATGAATATTTAACACCAGTGGATGAAAATTTCTTAACTTTTGGGAAAGCATCCGATTTTAAAGTAGATCGTCCGGATATATTAGCTTATTTCCCATATTTTCTGAATCCAGATAATTATTTAATGAAATTTGGTTTAATTACTATTGATAATAAAGTTATTCTTGATGCAATTTCGGAATTACCAATATTAGAAAGTTTTGATGGAAAACCAGTTATTAGGCAAAATTACCAATTAGGTTATTTAAAAGATAAGCAAGAATTTATTCCGTTTGAACAGTTTAAAATTGATCCTTATGAGGAAAAAATTTTAAAACAAATAGGAGTAATGATATAAATAAAAAGGAAGTTTTTAGCTTCCTTTTTTTAATTGCATATGAAAATGATTTTCGCTCATTAATTGTTTTTCTCCAACTACTTTAAAACCTAAAGATTCATATAATTTTTTAGCTCTTAGATTATTAAAATCAACTAATAATCCAAGTGTTTTACCTTGTTTAATGGCAAATTCGTCAATAATGAATTGAAAAATTTCAGAACCAATTCCTTTTCCTCTATATTCTGGAAAAATAGCTACATTATCAATATATATTTCACCAGATTCTGTTTCGTCTTGAGGGTTTATATTTCTATTATATTGCGATGCTAATAAATCTAACACAGGTTTTCTCAATATTTCCAATAAAGCGCCATCATATAAAATACATGTTCCTGCTATTTTATCATCAATTTCATAAATCCATGTATTTTCATAGCTGTATTGGTTATTTTCAATTTTAATCAATTCTGTTAAAAATTCAATTGCTTTCTCAGAATTTTTCTCACCAATAAAATCAAAAACGATTTCTTGCATAGAAAACATTAAAAGTTGTGCAACTATCGATGCATCATTTGGTGTGGCTTTTCTAAAGTTTTTCATATTTATATAAAAATAAAATGCCTTGATAAAAATCAAGGCACTTAGTTATTGTATCAAAAATTATTATTTAATTTTTGCTTTTTCTAATGTATTGTTAATACCTTGTTTTGCATCTTCAGCAGCTTTGTTTACACTTTCTTTTGTGTCTTGTGCAGCTTTATTGATGTCTTCTTTTGCTTCAGCTGTAGCATTTTTTACATCAGCTTTAACGTCTTGTGCTTTTGCATCTACAGCATCAGCAGCATTGTTAACACCTTCTTTTACATCTTGTGCAGCAGCTCCAACAGCATTTTTAGCAGATTCCCAAGCTACATTTGCATCATCTAAAGCTTTTCTAGCAGCTTCTTCAGCAGCTTTATCTCCTTTAGCAATAGCAGCATCTAAATCAGCTTGTGCTTTATCAACAGCAGCTTTCGCTTCAGCTTCAGAAACAACTCCAACTTCAGTTGTTGTCTCAACAACAGCTACAGTATCTGCATTAGCATCAGTTATAACAGTTTTATCTGTTTCAGTTTTACAAGCTACAAAAGCTAATCCTCCAACAGCAGCTAATACGAACATTTTTTTCATAATTGTAATTTTAAGTTTATTTTAATGGTTTTTGATATATACAATAATTAAGCCGATTAATTCTTACTTAATTAAATATCATATTAAAATTAATAAAATTATTATTATAAAACTATAATTTTTAGTTAATTATAAACTTCAATGATACGATCATTGCCTGATATATCTTGGTGTAGAATTACATTTTTGTAAAATTGTTGAAACATTTCTTTTGTTTCTTTTCCAAGGTATTGATTGATCTCACAAAAAATTTTTCCACCTGTATTTAAATGTGATAATCCGAATTCTGCAACACGACGATAAAAAAGTAAAGGATCTTCATTTGTGACAAATAAGGCTAAATGAGGTTCATAATTCAATACGTTTTTATGCATATCAGCTTTCTCTAATTCGCGGATATATGGTGGATTGGATACGATAATATCAAACTTTTGATTCAAATCAAATTCCAAAAGTAAATCTTGCTGAATAAAATTAACCGGAGCATTTAATTCTTCAGAATTTTGTTTTGCAACAGCTAAAGCTTCATTGGAAATATCGATTGCTGAAACATTTGCTCGTGGGAAAATCTTTTTAATCGTGATAGGAATACAGCCTGATCCTGTTCCTAAATCAATTACATTTAGCTCTAATTCTTTATTATATTGCTCACTGATTAAATAAATAAGTTCTTCCGTTTCTGGGCGTGGAATTAATGTATATTCATTAACTCTAAAGAAATAATCATAAAAAAATGCTCTTCCTACGATTTGTTGTATTGGTTTTCCTTCTTTTAATTGATTTAAATCAGAATCAAAACCTTTAATTTCAAAATCTAACTTATCATCATTAAATAAGTAGCTATCAATAATATTTAATCGAATTTCTATATAATATCTAAAAATCGCCTGAATTTCAGTTGAATCATACAAATTTTGTAATTCTTCAATGAAACGATTGTGAATGTCTTGAATTGTCATATTCTGCAAAGATAAGTCGAATCGAGTGAAAGATTAAAACTCTTAAACTTTTTGAAACAAATTGAATTGATTAAATTTGCGATTCGATGAAAAAAGATATCAGCAAATTAGATCCGAAGGAATATATTTTGATTAAAGGAGCAAAGCTTCATAATCTAAAAAATATTGATGTTGCAATTCCTAAAAATAAGTTAGTCGTGATTACCGGAATGTCAGGTTCAGGAAAATCAACATTGGCTTTCGATACTTTGTATGCAGAAGGTCAGCGACGTTATGTAGAAAGTTTGTCTTCTTATGCACGACAGTTTTTGGGGAAATTAGACAAACCTCAGGTTGATTTTATCCATGGAATTGCACCTGCTATTGCGATTCAACAAAAGGTAAATTCTACCAATCCACGTTCAACTGTTGGAACTTCAACTGAGATTTATGA containing:
- a CDS encoding endonuclease I family protein, with the translated sequence MKKVLFIFGFSALTILNAQMPKYYKSINFNKKGNDLKKELASLIKTTHKNNLTYKELWKALAITDADTKNPKNVALIYGFNDQSKNKDENRTRSKTNTGGNKGQWSREHVYPKSLGKPNLGQSGPGADAHMMRPADVTRNTKRSNLPFIDGTGKNSKRDNNAWYPGNEWKGDIARIIMYMYVRYGDQTHPNRVAKSKNTYHKDMPDLFLKWNADDPVSKLEIQRNNYLGNLANTFGQGNRNPFIDNPYLATKIWGGPKAKNNWKEIK
- the tilS gene encoding tRNA lysidine(34) synthetase TilS, encoding MNISVYARFRDILLKHNTKEFKYLLAISGGIDSMVLLDLFRQTSTQFHVAHCNFQLRGDDSIGDEEFVRNYCAKNLIPFHSVRFNVDDYKKTGNYSTEMACRNLRYDWFEEVMKLNHLDYLVTAHHLNDNIETFLINLSRGTGIKGLTGMAINKDNIFRPLIEFSKQSIIDYAESNQLKWREDYTNQTDDYVRNKIRHHITPILNEVHPNFEDNFQKTLSILNDTSSFIDNQIEKIRSELISNESSCKISINKLENLQNSDFILFYLFDKYGFNKVELINKLKVADNSSELKSETYRLIKDREDLILQKIVKSDINEIIIEQEQVEINSLNLKFVQSNTKLSKAKEILDFDKLKYPLKLRKAQPADFFYPLGMNGKKKLVSKFYKDIKLSKVEKEDTWLLVNADEKIIWIVNYRLDERFKIEENSKNFLNIIEC
- a CDS encoding protein-disulfide reductase DsbD family protein, encoding MLKKLWILFLFPILVQAQLFTPAKWSTNVKDLGKNEFEVEVIGKIDAGWHLYSSKHPDGGIGIPASATFKTSNGGQLIEGFKEVGKRIDKYSTVFEQDEKYYEKNVKFVQKVKVTGDKPVNVDYTIEFQMCDAERCLPPDETSGSVKVTPSAKAEEVIAAEEKAADEAEEENKVIDSVSTTIIDSITTESVTEDSINSSTNKDASTIDEELLGENEKKNSGLIKIFSLGFLGGLAALLMPCIFPMIPLTVSMFTKQSKSKGEGVGKAFIYGLSIIVIYVALGLLATVIFGPSVLNEMSTNPWVNIAFFVTFIIFAISFFGAFELTLPSKWINAADKGADKGGLIGIFFMAFTLALVSFSCTGPIIGSLLVQATQDGNHLSLVIGMLGFSSALAIPFTLFAMFPGWLNSMPKSGGWLNTIKVSLGFIELAFAFKFLSNADLVWQMNWLPREIFLAIWIAVFLMLGLYLLGKFRLELDAPTQTIGVPRLFFALITFTFVVYLIPGLWGAPLKLLSGLTPPMTYAESPRGFHEGVNNRGGASAKFEDPNMVAGPHGIPTFKDFDQAVAYAEKTNKPLLLDFTGFACANCRKVEEKVWVDPRIKSILSNDVVLVSLYVDDQKPLPLEEQVISTALNGRKLKTVGNKWTAFEIEHFNANAQPYYIIVDKDLNRYTAPLEAELDIEKYYVWLKNGIEKYQSK
- a CDS encoding endonuclease; this encodes MKKNLFSIIIIALSHFGLAQAPSGYYNSATGTGFTLKTQLYNIIKDHNTKSYGQLWGLYTGYPNAFNDNWYDASDADKIMDIYSENPNGPDPYTYIPGTNQCGNYSTEGNCYNREHLIPQSVFGERSPMVSDPFHIWPTDGKVNGERGSYPFGVVGNNVDFRSRNGSKRGNNLNSGYSAGYSGIVFEPLDEFKGDIARAYFYFATRYQENNIQSWNYAMFDGTKDKVFKDTFLKILMTWHINDPVSPREIAVNNAIFTFQDNRNPFIDNPEYAQQIWGYNLGSTDFEYQERYDIDVFKKNNNTYTVTSKQDDGKIKEIYIYNLNGQLIQKIENVSNKKSIDITNLKKGVYIIKVMGNSFEINKKIVI
- a CDS encoding bile acid:sodium symporter family protein: MSLYKKLFPDPLILFLGISLVLAYIFPQLSFINYKGFDINMVIDIGVLIVFFFYGLKLKWNEVFKDLLNWKLHVRIQLITFLLFPLLGFIFYPMVMIDEQFYVLFLALFYLCCLPSTVSSSVVMVSLAKGNVTSAIFNASLSGLLGIIFTPLWISLVFKQDGDFDSSSIFFSLILNVVLPVVLGAILQPYLGKLYDKYKTTLVNVDKLTIVLIVYTSFSHTFQENIFGSVGILNLLITIFGVVILFFIVFYLIQFLNNRFWKYNKQDFIAIQFCGTKKSLVHGSVMGSVIFGSEIGIFLLPIMVYHTFQLLFISYKATQYANEME
- a CDS encoding DUF3810 domain-containing protein, which encodes MKWSSWVVIFFIQFIGWKLLFRNQNFVAFWYENITQNYNQIIYNLTSKINFPIGEIVYTLLIIGLVYLLFVILRKKSKTEKISLLFKVFSIVLFIYNSLWGVVNYKENFNINNDKLKVEVNDLKLLYYNNLEELNILREELKINEKGTIDFTYNNDVYLKDVSQNLKKLEKESWINEIILPEKLVVKESIFSTLLSYSGVLGYYNPFTIESNINSNNSDLKTPFTISHELAHQLGFATENEANFIAYYLGVNSSNPEIKYAAHFKTTFSLLNAIYRHDSIFVKNELDNLPKGIKLDREAEKEYYKKYDGKLNDWFSNINDQFLKANNQEGIVSYSKYIELVVYYNSMQNKKANQ